Proteins encoded in a region of the Epinephelus lanceolatus isolate andai-2023 chromosome 20, ASM4190304v1, whole genome shotgun sequence genome:
- the LOC117264807 gene encoding xin actin-binding repeat-containing protein 1 isoform X3, translating into MAEDSQHTKDDIPPPPSGRHQPGPENIHGAHYLQSMPAQLSKEKLHQQRQKCELRRLLKHTHPELKMLDEVVDEELAEVLSSEAEVTAGETGYEGEVLSRCLIFENCALTNKVSPYTPKMHTAEGTAERGDVGKMSAVFGRHENRPCNESEKGIVEDEKTLCSSPDPNRECEEEMKRIDVQATRRMFESQSVNTSALNSDNKVHGKVSVSGDQTGVVQKHKQVFDMSSTENVHSEDKSNTCTKSLDLIDPPNEQDEWVNITDQSSDHDFSDWEEVSTGETVFEGEPTSSPDPEEVGKIIKTSTDLFQNNPFIPTNIEREHSSVHASNSQSPAGDSGAAEDYMIANVKNRAHLFESMPFDKIRHQNKDEIETMVENIKETLNSLYHVNAIHSNGSIIEVNETMIAKKAKFSLSESGPEIKYDEVAEGGAQNFILQLLPRTNLKPQIIYLKEGSKGSMEATVVTVPLHQHHFTINQDTEFKTANVVQVVEDILNQDNSLRKGVIIQEDADRYAEVIVYSLYYYFDEDDVKSYCPPQGAEYDEPKLERGDVYKPDNQELRKGIIKSTISCLSEASKDQTCQGSLRPEITVKGNVKLFKSCIEKGDLEYLKTLQAEPTVQEQDLPLDQNVAGQEIGVHHEQRGDQEEDSTAEWVPVDVKRLKNMFSGDQRPVQPKQNAPEKKQSSTKCNVGVFSHGQAKNACRECGGQTQEEACNTATAPQGLYLHLDTWDVGRIHQAERVEVVDDVEISNLQTAIHSLQQATTKAKSLHQSSQEKLKFLVQESSKEPDVSVTAGDVKNSRTKAELPRQNESQKEDLCTEPRCHKIPSASNITSEHKSPPQNETTDTRCIDTNSEEVQTTETCIRKCQKGTEVVSKQHFQAALVSAQSPETSATQQEDEEVVFQGKLQAALDSLERSNINVSKGDFRAAMIYRNSSKPHTERSQNVDAVSVQKPTKEKFCPVSEPKSTQAQLRQEVPEEQVTAVNAQPQSQSETLNKSTKRAATEKSKRPVGPKPALPPKPEHLKVKERDTESANTNNPEAPQTNTVRPKETVPQPLPMRPMSHSDSVDHQRNKLFDEATQTSQEIKVRHQIQGSAVILESDNTDKNTIKQQQEINATAEEKSPQDFPIKDNMNETDESHVDFHEACKKFGGKKAKNSPAKPKRVKLAHAHNKNQKHVSRDNSSALPCVDGEPQQTLTGPTCNNPNTRGQTADSKDKHGKDSKQESKVEMREKKGRAETEDERRQRLSVHMDEIMRGNITTAREIFDNLRKQEELQNILSRVEEIEKDTSEVDVRSLRGVFENVPDWVVSSDKRKQKKAKAENKEERLPLTRGNTESKSSMAHVFGDLERASEEIMNLKEQTLARLMDIEDAIKKALYSVSTLKSDSDIAGLSCLFKESLGTGQRSPSSGNISKISIGSSRMKSPQTQESPTAQGNTALPVSQSTNIKVASAKQRASPPSSPAFISIQSAARKADKTEVLPPETTICPTCQHSTKTEETFRTTKTLTCNSPAQIRKRDPRKGGQKQSSHSPKRELSVLEVQTDRDGNSITGTKTVTENYERTDNLGNRFYSSKTSTVVTAQPETTTSTGQTSPATYQVTKYPEVRLPVNQKP; encoded by the coding sequence ATGGCTGAAGACTCCCAACATACAAAAGATGACATCCCTCCACCTCCTTCTGGCAGACATCAGCCAGGACCAGAAAACATCCATGGAGCACATTACCTACAGTCCATGCCGGCCCAACTGTCCAAAGAAAAGCTACACCAACAGCGGCAGAAATGTGAGCTGAGAAGGCTCCTGAAGCACACGCACCCTGAGCTGAAGATGTTGGACGAAGTTGTGGATGAGGAGCTTGCTGAGGTTTTGAGCTCAGAGGCTGAGGTCACAGCTGGCGAAACTGGATATGAGGGAGAGGTCCTTTCAAGATGTTTGATATTTGAGAACTGTGCCCTGACCAACAAAGTATCTCCTTACACCCCCAAGATGCACACAGCAGAGGGAACAGCAGAAAGAGGCGATGTCGGTAAAATGTCAGCTGTATTTGGGAGACATGAAAACAGGCCTTGTAATGAAAGTGAGAAAGGGATTGTGGAGGATGAGAAAACACTCTGTTCTAGTCCAGATCCTAACAGAGAGTGTGAGGAGGAAATGAAAAGAATAGATGTTCAGGCTACCAGGAGGATGTTTGAGAGTCAGTCTGTGAACACGTCTGCACTAAATTCAGATAATAAAGTCCATGGGAAAGTTTCTGTTTCTGGGGATCAGACAGGGGTAGTCCAAAAACATAAACAGGTTTTTGACATGTCTAGCACAGAGAATGTACACAGCGAAGACAAAAGCAATACATGTACCAAAAGTCTTGATTTGATAGATCCGCCCAATGAACAAGACGAATGGGTCAATATCACTGACCAAAGCTCCGACCATGACTTTTCTGATTGGGAAGAAGTTTCTACTGGTGAAACAGTCTTTGAGGGTGAGCCTACGAGCTCTCCAGATCCAGAAGAAGTTGGGAAAATAATCAAAACAAGTACGGACCTTTTCCAAAACAACCCATTTATCCCAACAAACATAGAAAGAGAGCATTCCAGTGTGCATGCCTCAAATTCCCAAAGCCCAGCAGGAGACAGTGGGGCAGCTGAGGACTATATGATAGCTAATGTCAAGAACAGAGCCCACTTGTTTGAATCAATGCCATTTGACAAAATCAGGCATCAGAACAAGGACGAAATTGAGACGATGGTGGAGAACATCAAGGAAACACTGAATTCCCTTTATCATGTCAACGCCATACATTCAAATGGCTCAATCATTGAGGTAAATGAGACTATGATAGCCAAAAAGGCAAAATTCTCACTATCAGAGAGTGGGCCTGAGATAAAATATGATGAGGTGGCTGAGGGTGGTGCACAAAACTTCATACTTCAGTTGCTGCCACGGACAAACCTAAAGCCTCAGATCATTTACCTAAAGGAGGGTAGCAAAGGAAGCATGGAGGCCACAGTAGTGACTGTACCCTTGCACCAGCACCACTTCACCATCAACCAAGACACAGAGTTTAAAACTGCCAATGTGGTTCAGGTTGTTGAGGATATTCTCAATCAAGATAACTCTCTGCGGAAAGGAGTGATTATCCAGGAGGATGCAGACAGATATGCTGAAGTCATTGTTTACTCCCTCTACTATTACTTTGATGAGGATGATGTAAAAAGTTACTGTCCCCCACAAGGTGCAGAGTATGATGAACCAAAGCTAGAGAGAGGTGATGTGTATAAACCAGACAATCAAGAACTCAGAAAAGGCATTATCAAGTCAACCATAAGCTGCCTCTCAGAAGCTTCTAAAGATCAAACCTGCCAAGGATCCTTGAGGCCTGAAATCACAGTAAAAGGGAATGTAAAACTGTTCAAGAGTTGTATTGAAAAGGGAGATTTGGAGTATTTGAAAACTCTTCAGGCCGAGCCAACAGTGCAAGAGCAAGACCTTCCTCTTGATCAAAATGTGGCTGGACAAGAAATAGGTGTTCATCATGAACAGAGAGGTGATCAAGAAGAGGACAGTACTGCAGAGTGGGTCCCAGTGGATGTAAAGAGACTGAAAAATATGTTCTCTGGGGACCAAAGACCAGTTCAACCCAAGCAAAATGCTCCTGAAAAGAAACAGTCCTCTACAAAATGCAATGTTGGGGTTTTCTCCCATGGGCAAGCAAAGAATGCTTGTAGGGAGTGTGGTGGCCAAACACAAGAAGAAGCATGCAACACTGCAACTGCACCACAGGGATTATATCTACACCTTGATACATGGGATGTTGGCAGGATCCACCAGGCTGAACGAGTCGAGGTGGTGGATGACGTTGAGATCTCTAACCTCCAAACTGCGATTCATAGCCTCCAACAGGCAACAACCAAAGCCAAATCTTTGCATCAGTCATCACAAGAAAAACTGAAATTCCTTGTTCAGGAATCTTCCAAGGAACCCGATGTCTCAGTTACAGCAGGTGATGTCAAGAATTCAAGAACAAAGGCAGAATTACCTCGACAAAATGAGAGCCAAAAAGAGGACTTGTGCACTGAGCCAAGGTGTCATAAAATCCCATCTGCCTCCAATATCACCTCAGAACATAAATCACCCCCCCAAAATGAGACTACAGACACACGCTGTATAGACACTAACTCTGAAGAAGTACAAACTACTGAGACATGCATAAGAAAGTGTCAAAAAGGCACAGAGGTTGTCTCGAAACAACACTTTCAAGCTGCTTTGGTgtctgcacagagtccagaaaCATCTGCTACACAGCAAGAGGATGAGGAAGTTGTTTTTCAGGGTAAACTTCAAGCAGCTTTGGACTCCCTGGAGAGATCCAACATCAATGTCAGTAAAGGAGATTTCAGAGCAGCTATGATATACAGAAACTCATCCAAACCTCACACAGAAAGATCACAAAATGTGGATGCAGTGTCTGTTCAAAAGCCCACTAAGGAGAAGTTTTGCCCTGTGTCTGAACCTAAATCAACTCAAGCACAACTGAGACAAGAGGTCCCCGAAGAACAAGTGACTGCAGTGAATGCACAGCCCCAAAGCCAAAGTGAAACCCTAAATAAATCAACTAAAAGAGCTGCCACAGAGAAAAGCAAAAGACCTGTTGGTCCAAAACCAGCCCTTCCACCTAAACCTGAGCATCTaaaagtgaaagaaagagaCACTGAATCAGCCAACACAAATAATCCAGAGGCACCACAAACTAATACTGTGAGACCCAAAGAAACAGTTCCCCAACCACTGCCAATGAGACCGATGTCACATAGTGATTCAGTGGATCATCAAAGAAATAAGCTTTTTGATGAAGCTACACAGACGTCTCAGGAAATTAAAGTAAGGCATCAAATCCAAGGTTCAGCTGTTATCTTGGAAAGTGATAACACAGATAAGAATACCATTAAGCAACAACAGGAGATAAACGCCACAGCTGAAGAGAAAAGCCCACAGGATTTCCCAATCAAAGATAATATGAATGAAACAGATGAAAGCCATGTAGATTTTCATGAAGCTTGTAAGAAATTTGGAGGTAAAAAGGCAAAGAATTCTCCTGCAAAGCCAAAAAGAGTAAAACTGGCCCATGCTCacaacaaaaaccaaaaacacgTGTCTAGGGATAATTCCTCAGCTCTTCCATGTGTGGATGGGGAACCACAACAAACTCTAACTGGTCCAACGTGCAATAATCCAAACACACGTGGGCAAACTGCTGACAGCAAAGACAAGCATGGGAAAGACAGCAAACAAGAAAGCAAAGTTGAGATGAGGGAAAAGAAAGGACGAGCCGAGACAGAGGACGAACGCCGACAGCGGCTGTCAGTTCACATGGATGAGATCATGAGAGGGAACATAACAACAGCCAGGGAAATTTTTGACAACCTGCGAAAGCAGGAGGAACTGCAGAACATTCTCAGTCGAGTTGAAGAAATTGAAAAGGACACGAGCGAGGTCGACGTAAGATCCCTGAGGGGAGTCTTCGAGAACGTTCCTGACTGGGTTGTCAGCTCTgacaaaaggaaacaaaaaaaggcaaaagcagaaaacaaagaagagaGGCTGCCATTAACAAGAGGCAACACTGAAAGCAAGTCCTCAATGGCACATGTTTTTGGAGATCTTGAGCGAGCCAGTGAGGAAATCATGAATCTTAAAGAACAGACTTTAGCTAGACTCATGGACATAGAGGACGCCATAAAGAAGGCTCTTTATTCTGTCTCTACCTTAAAGTCTGACTCAGATATTGCTGGGTTATCATGTCTGTTCAAAGAGTCATTAGGGACAGGGCAACGATCCCCATCATCTGGTAATATCAGCAAAATAAGCATCGGGTCAAGCAGAATGAAATCACCGCAGACACAGGAAAGCCCTACAGCACAAGGAAACACAGCTCTGCCAGTTAGCCAGAGCACAAACATTAAAGTGGCCTCTGCAAAACAACGAGCAAGTCCTCCATCTTCGCCTGCCTTTATCTCCATCCAGTCAGCTGCTAGAAAAGCAGATAAAACAGAGGTGCTACCACCAGAGACCACAATCTGCCCAACATGTCAACACAGCACAAAGACAGAGGAGACATTCCGGACCACTAAAACACTGACATGCAACAGCCCTGCTCAAATCAGAAAAAGGGACCCCAGAAAAGGAGGTCAAAAGCAATCCTCCCACAGCCCTAAACGAGAGCTCAGTGTACTCGAGGTGCAGACTGACCGTGATGGGAACAGTATCACGGGCACCAAAACAGTCACAGAGAACTATGAGAGGACTGATAACTTAGGAAA